The proteins below are encoded in one region of Streptomyces marianii:
- a CDS encoding D-alanyl-D-alanine carboxypeptidase family protein has product MRRAATVALAGGLLLTASPLAAPAQAATPIPSITAKGGFLLDQADGKPIYGKANNTRRQMASTTKLVTAITVLTIPGVDLNKKVTVKAEYRNYVAREGASTADLRTGDKLTVRQLLSGLMLPSGCDAAYALADTFGTGTTTSARTKSFIGKMNAKAKQLGLVNTKFDSFDGISTTGNNYTTPWDLAKLARHAMSSSVFRDVVKPTSYKAPATTSTGGTRTYTWYNTNKLLGSYNGAIGVKTGTGTAAGPCLVFAATRNGRTYTGVVLASSTGDNRFKDAAKLLDFGFASTSARSMELRPLPAGAQRD; this is encoded by the coding sequence CTGCGCCGCGCCGCCACCGTCGCTCTCGCGGGTGGTCTGCTGCTGACGGCCTCGCCCTTGGCCGCCCCCGCGCAGGCGGCCACGCCGATCCCGTCCATCACCGCCAAGGGCGGATTCCTGCTGGACCAGGCGGACGGCAAGCCCATATACGGCAAGGCCAACAACACGCGCCGCCAGATGGCGAGCACCACGAAGCTGGTGACGGCCATCACAGTCCTCACCATCCCGGGCGTCGACCTGAACAAGAAGGTCACGGTCAAGGCGGAGTACCGCAACTACGTCGCCCGCGAGGGCGCCAGCACCGCTGACCTGCGCACCGGTGACAAGCTGACCGTCCGCCAGCTGCTGTCCGGGCTGATGCTGCCGTCCGGCTGCGACGCCGCGTACGCCCTCGCCGACACCTTCGGCACGGGCACGACGACCTCGGCCCGCACGAAGTCCTTCATCGGCAAGATGAACGCGAAGGCCAAGCAGCTCGGTCTGGTCAACACCAAGTTCGACTCGTTCGACGGCATCTCCACGACCGGGAACAACTACACGACCCCGTGGGACCTGGCGAAGCTCGCCCGACACGCCATGAGCAGCTCCGTCTTCCGCGACGTCGTCAAGCCCACGTCGTACAAGGCCCCTGCCACGACCAGCACCGGCGGCACCCGCACGTACACCTGGTACAACACCAACAAGCTGCTGGGCTCCTACAACGGCGCCATCGGTGTGAAGACCGGTACGGGCACGGCGGCGGGCCCCTGCCTCGTCTTCGCCGCGACCCGCAACGGCAGGACCTACACCGGTGTCGTCCTGGCCTCGTCCACCGGCGACAACCGCTTCAAGGACGCGGCGAAGCTGCTCGACTTCGGCTTCGCCTCCACCAGCGCCCGCTCGATGGAGCTGCGCCCGCTCCCGGCCGGCGCCCAGCGCGACTGA
- a CDS encoding GntR family transcriptional regulator, with translation MPAAPVRQPPAADRVYAHIKQAVLDRRYEGGTLLTEGELAEAVGVSRTPVREALLKLEMEGLLRLYPKKGALVLAVSAQEIADVVETRLLVEEFAVRRAVPAPPRLIERLEELLEEQKRRAESGDLAQVAVTDRCFHAEIVRHAGNEILSRLYDQLRDRQLRMGVAVMHSHPDRIAKNVAEHAEMLDAIRAGDTERAAACVHQHLGWVKVLVRGEER, from the coding sequence ATGCCCGCCGCCCCCGTGAGACAGCCCCCTGCCGCCGACCGCGTCTACGCCCACATCAAGCAGGCCGTCCTCGACCGCCGCTACGAGGGCGGCACCCTCCTCACCGAGGGCGAACTCGCCGAGGCCGTCGGGGTCTCCCGCACCCCCGTCCGCGAGGCGCTCCTCAAGCTGGAGATGGAAGGGCTCCTCAGGCTCTACCCGAAGAAGGGCGCGCTCGTCCTCGCCGTCTCCGCACAGGAGATCGCCGACGTCGTCGAAACCCGGCTGCTGGTCGAGGAGTTCGCCGTCCGCAGGGCCGTACCCGCCCCGCCCCGGCTGATCGAGCGCCTGGAGGAACTGCTCGAGGAGCAGAAGCGGCGCGCCGAGTCCGGCGACCTCGCCCAGGTCGCCGTCACCGACCGCTGCTTCCACGCGGAGATCGTCCGGCACGCCGGGAACGAGATCCTCTCCCGCCTCTACGACCAGCTGCGCGACCGGCAGTTGCGGATGGGGGTCGCCGTCATGCACTCGCACCCCGACCGCATCGCCAAGAACGTCGCCGAGCACGCCGAGATGCTGGACGCCATCAGGGCCGGTGACACCGAGCGGGCCGCGGCCTGCGTGCACCAGCACCTGGGCTGGGTCAAGGTGCTGGTCCGGGGTGAGGAGCGATGA
- a CDS encoding carbon-nitrogen family hydrolase codes for MRASLIQIAVDRDESVDSRRSRAAELVREQRGSDLVVLPELWPVGAFAYEAFEAEAETLDGPTRQLMAKAAADAGVWLHAGSVVERAPDGRLFNTSLVLTPEGRLAGVYRKIHRFGFDKGEAVMMAAGEELVTVRLPEATLGLGTCYDLRFPELFRGLVDAGADVLVVPAGWPERRRAHWTLLARARAVENQAYVLACGTAGTHAGVEQAGHSIVVDPWGEVLAEAGGGEEVLTADLDPERPAATRDQFPALKDRRLGLAPPSAPGV; via the coding sequence GTGCGCGCCTCACTCATCCAGATCGCAGTAGACCGGGACGAATCGGTGGATTCCCGCCGCAGTCGAGCGGCCGAACTGGTCCGGGAACAGCGCGGATCCGACCTCGTCGTCCTCCCCGAGCTCTGGCCCGTCGGGGCCTTCGCGTACGAGGCCTTCGAGGCGGAGGCCGAGACGCTGGACGGTCCCACGCGCCAGCTCATGGCGAAGGCGGCCGCCGACGCGGGCGTCTGGCTGCACGCCGGGTCCGTCGTCGAACGGGCGCCCGACGGGCGTCTCTTCAACACCTCGCTCGTCCTCACCCCCGAGGGCCGCCTCGCGGGCGTCTACCGGAAGATCCACCGCTTCGGCTTCGACAAGGGCGAGGCCGTGATGATGGCCGCGGGCGAGGAGCTGGTGACCGTACGGCTCCCCGAGGCCACCCTCGGCCTCGGCACCTGCTACGACCTGCGCTTCCCGGAGCTCTTCCGCGGCCTGGTCGACGCCGGAGCCGACGTCCTCGTCGTCCCCGCCGGCTGGCCCGAGCGGCGCCGTGCCCACTGGACCCTCCTGGCGCGGGCCCGCGCCGTCGAGAACCAGGCGTACGTCCTCGCCTGCGGCACCGCCGGTACCCACGCGGGCGTGGAGCAGGCGGGCCACAGCATCGTCGTCGACCCCTGGGGTGAGGTCCTCGCCGAGGCGGGTGGCGGGGAGGAGGTCCTCACGGCCGACCTCGACCCGGAGAGGCCCGCCGCTACCCGCGACCAGTTCCCGGCCCTCAAGGACCGCCGCCTGGGCCTGGCGCCGCCCTCGGCACCCGGGGTCTGA
- a CDS encoding maleylpyruvate isomerase family mycothiol-dependent enzyme: MTVHPSLQTYADAWAHSVEAISELVQPLAEGEWNRATPCPGWSVRDIVSHVIGMECEMLGDPRPIHTLPRDLYHVRSEFARYMEMQVDVRRHHTAPEMTAELEYTIIRRNRQLRNENRAPDTLVRAPLGTEQTLELAYRMRAFDIWAHEQDLRTALNRPGNLDSPGALVARDNFLAVLPRVVAKDAGAPPHSAVVFDVHGPVEFLRTVRVDADGRGTIDGAPSLGPAATLALDWETYFRLAAGRVRPAAVADRIKIEGNTDLAGAILDSFAVTP, encoded by the coding sequence GTGACCGTCCATCCCAGTCTCCAGACCTACGCCGACGCCTGGGCCCACTCCGTCGAAGCCATATCCGAGCTGGTGCAGCCGCTCGCCGAGGGGGAGTGGAACCGCGCGACGCCGTGCCCCGGCTGGTCGGTGCGCGACATCGTGTCGCACGTGATCGGCATGGAGTGCGAGATGCTCGGTGATCCCCGGCCGATCCACACGCTGCCACGCGATCTCTACCATGTGCGCAGCGAGTTCGCCCGCTACATGGAGATGCAGGTCGATGTGCGCCGCCACCACACGGCGCCGGAGATGACCGCGGAGCTCGAGTACACGATCATCCGGCGGAACCGGCAGCTGCGGAACGAGAACCGTGCTCCCGACACGCTGGTGCGCGCCCCGCTGGGTACGGAGCAGACGCTGGAACTTGCCTACCGTATGCGGGCGTTCGACATCTGGGCGCACGAGCAGGACCTGCGCACCGCGCTGAACAGGCCGGGCAACCTCGACTCCCCCGGCGCGCTCGTCGCCCGTGACAACTTCCTCGCGGTGCTGCCGAGGGTCGTCGCCAAGGACGCCGGCGCCCCTCCGCATTCGGCGGTGGTCTTCGACGTGCACGGTCCGGTGGAGTTCCTGCGTACGGTGCGGGTCGACGCGGACGGACGCGGCACCATCGACGGCGCGCCCTCGCTGGGCCCGGCCGCGACGCTGGCACTGGACTGGGAGACGTACTTCCGGCTGGCGGCCGGACGGGTCAGGCCCGCGGCAGTCGCCGACCGGATCAAGATCGAGGGGAACACCGACCTCGCGGGGGCGATCCTGGACTCGTTCGCGGTGACGCCGTAG
- a CDS encoding MFS transporter — protein MSRETAALPGDPPGGRRAALVWGIGVSVYFVAVIFRTSLGVAGLDAADRFDVNASALSTFSILQLLVYAGMQIPVGLMVDRLGTKRVLTIGVVLFTAGQLGFALSPSYGTALGARALLGCGDAMTFISVLRLGSRWFPARRGPFVAQVAALFGMAGNLVSTIVVSRMLDGLGWTATFAGSAAAGAVVLVLLLLFLKDHPEGWEPPPAEHAGAAFVRRQIALSWREPGTRLGLWVHFTTQFPAMVFLLLWGLPFLVEAQRLPRDTAGGLLTLVVVSNMVVGLVYGQIVARHHAARAPLALGTVGATATVWAAALAHPGPAPMWLLITLCAVLGACGPASMIGFDFARPANPPDRQGTASGIVNMGGFVASMTTLLAVGVLLDATGGDYRIAFSSVFVLEALGVTQILRLRARTVRRERERLVSSRVEAVHVPA, from the coding sequence ATGAGCCGGGAAACCGCCGCACTGCCCGGTGATCCCCCGGGCGGACGCCGGGCCGCCCTCGTCTGGGGCATCGGCGTCTCCGTCTACTTCGTCGCCGTCATCTTCCGTACGTCGCTGGGCGTCGCCGGACTCGACGCCGCCGACCGCTTCGACGTCAACGCGTCCGCGCTGTCGACGTTCTCCATACTCCAACTGCTCGTCTACGCGGGCATGCAGATACCCGTCGGCCTCATGGTCGACCGGCTCGGCACCAAGAGGGTGCTGACCATCGGCGTCGTCCTCTTCACCGCGGGACAGCTCGGCTTCGCGCTCTCCCCCTCCTACGGCACGGCCCTCGGCGCACGGGCCCTCCTCGGCTGCGGCGACGCGATGACCTTCATCAGCGTGCTGCGGCTCGGCTCCCGCTGGTTCCCCGCCCGCCGGGGACCGTTCGTCGCCCAGGTCGCGGCCCTGTTCGGCATGGCGGGCAACCTGGTCTCCACGATCGTGGTCTCCCGGATGCTGGACGGCCTCGGCTGGACCGCGACGTTCGCGGGCAGCGCCGCGGCCGGAGCGGTCGTCCTCGTCCTGCTCCTCCTCTTCCTCAAGGACCATCCCGAAGGCTGGGAACCGCCACCCGCCGAGCACGCCGGGGCGGCCTTCGTCCGCCGGCAGATCGCCCTCTCCTGGCGCGAGCCCGGCACCCGTCTCGGGTTGTGGGTGCACTTCACCACCCAGTTCCCCGCGATGGTGTTCCTGCTGCTGTGGGGGCTGCCGTTCCTCGTCGAGGCCCAGCGGCTCCCCCGGGACACCGCGGGCGGGCTCCTCACCCTCGTGGTCGTCTCCAACATGGTGGTGGGACTGGTCTACGGCCAGATCGTCGCCCGGCACCACGCCGCACGGGCGCCCCTCGCCCTCGGCACGGTCGGGGCGACCGCCACGGTGTGGGCCGCCGCCCTCGCCCATCCGGGACCGGCCCCGATGTGGCTGCTCATCACCCTGTGCGCGGTCCTCGGCGCATGCGGACCCGCGTCGATGATCGGCTTCGACTTCGCCCGGCCCGCCAATCCGCCGGACCGCCAGGGGACGGCGTCCGGGATCGTCAACATGGGCGGCTTCGTGGCCTCCATGACCACGCTGCTGGCGGTGGGCGTACTGCTGGACGCGACCGGCGGCGACTACCGGATCGCGTTCTCGTCCGTCTTCGTCCTCGAGGCGCTGGGCGTGACGCAGATCCTGAGGCTGCGGGCGCGCACGGTGCGACGGGAGCGGGAGCGGCTGGTGTCGAGCCGGGTCGAGGCGGTGCACGTCCCGGCGTGA